From Pedobacter indicus, a single genomic window includes:
- a CDS encoding NUDIX hydrolase, translating into MSKLTWRVLESSYLVRAPWAVLRKDVCEMPNGHVVPEYYVLEYPNWANIVALTNDNQFILVKQYRHGAGKDFLEIPGGVIDEGETALEAAQREMLEETGYEFESLEEICELYPNPATSNNITTTFLARGGVKKREQSLDSQEEIEVLLASADEVKEILFSNGFGQSLHASALFYALKHLGLIS; encoded by the coding sequence ATGAGTAAATTAACCTGGCGCGTATTGGAGTCATCTTATTTGGTTCGTGCTCCGTGGGCAGTTTTAAGAAAAGATGTATGCGAAATGCCCAACGGTCATGTGGTTCCCGAATACTATGTACTCGAATATCCAAACTGGGCAAATATTGTCGCCTTAACGAATGATAATCAATTTATTCTCGTAAAGCAGTACCGGCACGGGGCTGGGAAAGATTTTTTGGAGATACCCGGTGGAGTAATCGACGAGGGTGAAACGGCTTTGGAAGCAGCCCAGCGTGAGATGTTGGAAGAAACGGGCTATGAATTCGAATCGTTGGAAGAAATTTGCGAACTTTATCCGAACCCAGCGACAAGTAATAATATAACGACAACCTTTCTTGCACGCGGAGGGGTAAAAAAGAGAGAACAATCCTTAGACTCGCAGGAGGAAATTGAGGTTCTTTTAGCATCTGCTGACGAAGTTAAAGAAATCTTGTTTTCGAATGGCTTTGGACAGTCACTGCATGCATCTGCGCTGTTTTATGCCTTGAAACATTTAGGCTTAATATCATAG
- the tsaD gene encoding tRNA (adenosine(37)-N6)-threonylcarbamoyltransferase complex transferase subunit TsaD, whose product MATILGIESTCDETSASICIDGRIHSNIIANQAVHGKYGGVVPELASRVHQQNIIPTVEQCIIDAKIHKNDIDAVAFSRGPGLLGSLLVGTSFAKAFALAKNIPLIEVNHMQAHILAHFIDDPKPEFPFLCLTVSGGHTQIVKVNDYFDMELVGQTLDDAAGEAFDKTAKILNLPYPGGPLIDRYAQNGNPRKFRFPEPQIPDFNFSFSGLKTSILYFIQRNTAENSSFIEENLADICASVQDRIVTILLNKLESAAKTLNIKNIAIAGGVSANSGLRKSLQETGDKNKWKTFIPKFEYCTDNAAMISIAGYYKYLQKDFTNQDVAPLTRWSVE is encoded by the coding sequence TTGGCAACCATCCTTGGCATCGAGTCTACATGTGATGAAACATCTGCATCTATTTGTATAGACGGAAGAATACACTCAAATATTATCGCAAACCAAGCTGTTCATGGAAAATACGGCGGTGTTGTGCCTGAACTTGCGTCCCGCGTACACCAGCAGAATATCATTCCAACGGTCGAGCAATGTATTATCGATGCAAAAATACATAAAAATGATATAGACGCCGTCGCTTTTTCTCGAGGGCCAGGTCTTTTAGGATCACTTTTAGTCGGCACGTCTTTTGCCAAAGCTTTTGCCTTGGCTAAAAACATCCCACTAATAGAGGTCAATCACATGCAAGCGCATATTCTTGCACATTTCATTGATGATCCAAAGCCTGAATTTCCGTTTCTCTGTTTGACCGTCTCGGGGGGACATACACAGATCGTTAAAGTGAACGATTACTTTGACATGGAACTTGTGGGACAGACACTGGATGACGCTGCGGGCGAAGCTTTCGATAAAACAGCGAAAATTCTAAACCTTCCCTATCCCGGCGGTCCCCTGATTGACCGTTACGCTCAAAACGGGAACCCAAGAAAATTTCGCTTCCCTGAACCCCAGATCCCTGACTTTAATTTCAGCTTTAGCGGACTTAAAACATCTATCCTTTACTTTATACAACGCAATACCGCTGAAAACAGCTCCTTTATAGAAGAAAACCTAGCAGATATCTGTGCATCCGTGCAAGATCGCATCGTCACCATTCTGCTGAACAAACTCGAATCAGCTGCAAAAACGCTGAACATCAAAAATATAGCGATCGCTGGCGGTGTATCTGCCAATAGCGGTTTACGTAAGAGTCTGCAGGAAACTGGAGATAAAAATAAATGGAAGACCTTTATTCCCAAATTCGAATATTGCACCGATAATGCAGCGATGATCAGCATTGCCGGCTATTATAAATATCTACAGAAAGACTTCACAAACCAAGATGTTGCACCTTTAACACGGTGGTCGGTTGAATAA
- a CDS encoding translocation/assembly module TamB domain-containing protein, whose translation MLGIVVLLVTLTLSLQLRPVQNFLAQRAASYLSDELGTDINLESIYYEPFNSIRIQKLFIADLDQDTLLYFDDFNADLDLRSLISSKLVVNNLQLDGGKVFIKKQLDSTTNFSFIQNYFAPEKPTSGSQGKDFEFVLPDASFNNIDFRYVNYLQQREVEGINYSDIHIHGLSGTLKDIDYIEHLFQTRVENLTFKEKSGLDVKNITTNLTIDPNQMEFADLNLELNDSYIRDYILFEYDSLSAFSNFIEEVEVTGNLKSSRIVSKDIAYFAPGVSVTNFNVLFSGELSGTVENIRGQQVQIRTGKQTWLEGNLAIRGLPDINNTLFDMDLSRLLTNRQDLERLVAGFSGKDIFALPEVLDRVGDIHYQGRVTGFYNDFITQGIFKLGLGDVIADVKLSLKNKGEYSGKLITPGLDLRALLNNSTLGSIAGTFGVSGQGFALEDLYEEIDASIDYLDYNGYRYTDMVVDGVYTDQAFAGNITINDKNLKVNLNGDVDLKSEQIAADLHADIEQANLYQLGFTKDTLELAAGLAGNFAGTSLNTIVGELMLTDLSLVTPDTTFRTDSIRFIAEGTENDRVIAITSSIVDARINGQIDLNTFPSYFKGIAKQYIPSLDVDIIEGGNQEFDFDLTLKDFTPFALLFVPDLEIPEEVIMTGRFSSVDGVSSLNGFVPTSVYKGVTIHNLIFDQTANDRFLNLFITSDRVNFTDSLFINNVNIANILRNDSLRFNIKMSDLDETNQLDLNGLVEFNQESSSRLSLLPSDMIINNEDWRIQEKVKFDFEEGKTLINGLELSQGEQVVTIDGAISKDDEDVLKVGFSDFSLQTFNPLTVPLGIELSGLMNGEVQIKALLDRPYVQSDLQAQEIVFNQTTIGDMTLDAELDPETRLVKVAMEIEDGGVESLTVNGTYNASDEVSPLDLQAHMDENPLVIFGPFLRNLVSDLSGTATADLSITGTSLNPVINGTAKLNNSRMIVNYLKTPYVINDEVSINDSKIMLNDLVIVDENDQRAIANGSVDMSNPINPEIHVDISTNNFMVLNTTAKDNPLYYGLAYGTGTFKFNGPTDDMDIQIVANTDPGTVINIPLNAAGEITDQDFITFISADSTAAPKTNYFEGLTMTMDLTVDPESEVNIFTDLGKLSGRGTGLLSLNITSLGDFEMFGDYAIQQGKFEFTAQDFINKIFEIESGGSIRWTGNPAEALINLTATYQVRTSVRPLYTAAGRAGTDQRVQAQAEMILNGNLLQPDITFGIDFPTDSYVEDELQSYLSDVNNVNQQALSLIVRRSFAPGTGTDLTRELNTTIFSAGTELAFNQLNNIISQSLNLNFVDFNIRSFNEASASIRLLNDRLILTGGVTDRRGELNDFNVFGKDIASDVEALYLIRKSGNLLFRASNRLNNRNFLNPEEEYVSAFGLVYRQEFDTFGEFFRKLVSFKKTESVKDTSFIEFKSDENKSTTRPDTTKVRTERN comes from the coding sequence TTGCTGGGGATCGTAGTACTTCTCGTAACACTTACTCTCTCCCTGCAGTTGCGACCGGTTCAGAATTTTCTGGCTCAGCGCGCGGCAAGCTATCTTTCTGATGAGTTGGGTACGGACATTAATCTCGAGTCTATTTATTACGAACCCTTTAACTCAATAAGGATTCAGAAGCTATTTATTGCTGATCTGGATCAGGATACGTTGCTTTATTTTGATGATTTCAATGCTGATCTGGATCTTCGGTCGCTAATAAGTTCAAAGCTAGTTGTAAACAACCTGCAATTGGACGGAGGTAAAGTCTTTATAAAAAAGCAGCTTGATTCGACTACAAACTTTTCATTCATTCAGAATTATTTTGCTCCCGAAAAACCGACATCTGGAAGTCAAGGCAAAGATTTTGAATTTGTATTACCGGACGCTAGCTTTAACAATATTGATTTTCGATATGTAAATTATTTGCAACAACGCGAAGTTGAGGGAATTAACTACAGTGATATTCATATTCATGGTCTTAGTGGAACTTTAAAGGATATTGATTATATCGAACACTTGTTTCAGACGCGCGTAGAAAACCTAACGTTCAAAGAAAAAAGTGGCCTCGACGTAAAGAATATAACAACTAACTTGACGATTGATCCTAATCAGATGGAATTTGCTGATCTTAATCTTGAACTTAACGATAGTTATATCCGGGATTATATTTTATTTGAGTATGACTCATTGTCTGCTTTTTCCAACTTTATTGAGGAGGTTGAAGTGACTGGTAATCTAAAGAGCTCTAGGATTGTTTCAAAGGACATAGCTTATTTTGCGCCGGGTGTCAGTGTAACGAATTTCAATGTTTTATTCAGTGGAGAGCTTTCAGGTACCGTTGAGAACATTCGCGGACAGCAAGTACAGATTAGAACGGGTAAGCAAACTTGGTTAGAAGGGAATTTAGCTATCCGAGGACTGCCGGATATCAATAATACATTGTTTGACATGGATCTTTCCAGATTGTTAACGAACCGGCAAGACCTTGAAAGACTCGTCGCAGGATTTAGTGGAAAGGATATTTTCGCGTTGCCAGAGGTGCTTGATCGTGTAGGTGATATTCACTATCAAGGTCGTGTTACAGGTTTCTACAATGATTTTATAACGCAGGGGATCTTTAAATTAGGATTGGGTGACGTTATTGCGGATGTTAAATTGTCACTAAAGAATAAAGGTGAATATAGTGGAAAGTTGATAACACCGGGCTTAGATCTGAGGGCACTGCTCAATAACTCAACCCTAGGTTCTATTGCCGGGACTTTTGGTGTATCGGGACAAGGTTTTGCGTTGGAGGATCTCTATGAGGAGATTGATGCTTCGATTGATTATCTTGATTATAACGGCTATCGGTATACGGATATGGTTGTTGATGGAGTGTACACCGATCAGGCTTTCGCAGGGAATATAACCATCAATGATAAAAATCTGAAGGTGAATCTTAACGGAGATGTTGATCTGAAAAGTGAACAGATTGCAGCGGACCTTCATGCTGATATCGAGCAGGCAAATCTTTATCAGTTAGGTTTTACTAAAGATACATTGGAATTAGCTGCGGGACTGGCGGGGAATTTTGCTGGTACGAGCCTTAACACAATAGTTGGGGAGCTGATGTTGACTGATTTATCGCTCGTGACCCCGGATACAACGTTCCGGACAGATTCCATTCGTTTCATCGCAGAAGGAACAGAGAACGACCGTGTGATCGCGATTACATCAAGTATCGTAGACGCACGTATTAATGGGCAAATTGATCTTAATACATTCCCGTCGTATTTTAAGGGTATCGCTAAGCAATATATTCCTTCTTTGGATGTGGATATTATTGAAGGTGGGAATCAGGAGTTTGATTTCGATTTGACTTTGAAAGATTTTACGCCATTTGCACTTCTTTTTGTGCCCGATTTAGAAATACCGGAGGAAGTGATTATGACGGGAAGGTTCTCCTCTGTTGATGGGGTGAGTTCGTTGAACGGATTTGTCCCCACGAGTGTTTATAAGGGTGTAACAATACATAATTTAATTTTTGATCAGACGGCAAATGATCGGTTCCTCAATTTGTTCATTACCTCAGACCGGGTGAATTTTACAGATAGTCTTTTTATTAATAATGTTAATATTGCCAATATCCTGCGGAACGATAGTTTACGATTCAATATCAAGATGTCGGATCTTGATGAAACGAACCAACTTGATTTAAATGGGTTAGTAGAGTTTAATCAGGAATCGTCTTCTCGTCTTAGTCTACTGCCCTCGGATATGATTATTAATAATGAGGATTGGCGCATTCAGGAAAAAGTTAAATTCGATTTTGAGGAAGGGAAGACGTTGATCAACGGTTTGGAGCTGTCGCAAGGCGAACAGGTAGTCACTATCGATGGAGCTATCTCAAAGGATGATGAGGATGTTCTAAAGGTAGGGTTTTCAGACTTTTCCTTACAGACCTTTAATCCGTTGACGGTACCTCTTGGGATTGAGTTAAGTGGGTTGATGAATGGCGAAGTGCAGATTAAAGCTTTATTGGACAGACCTTATGTTCAAAGTGACTTGCAGGCACAGGAGATCGTCTTTAATCAGACCACCATTGGGGATATGACCCTTGATGCTGAACTAGATCCCGAAACCCGCTTGGTAAAGGTAGCGATGGAGATCGAAGATGGTGGAGTGGAGTCCTTGACCGTTAATGGAACGTACAATGCGTCAGATGAGGTAAGTCCGCTGGATTTACAAGCTCATATGGACGAAAACCCGCTGGTGATATTTGGCCCTTTTCTCAGAAACCTTGTATCTGATCTTTCGGGTACCGCAACGGCAGATTTGTCCATCACCGGAACTTCATTGAATCCGGTAATTAATGGTACTGCAAAGCTCAATAATAGTCGGATGATTGTTAATTACCTGAAGACGCCTTATGTGATAAATGATGAGGTAAGTATCAACGACAGTAAAATTATGTTGAATGACCTGGTAATAGTCGATGAAAATGATCAGCGAGCAATTGCCAACGGATCGGTAGATATGTCCAATCCTATTAACCCGGAAATTCATGTTGATATATCAACGAATAATTTTATGGTTTTGAATACCACCGCGAAAGATAACCCGCTGTATTACGGACTTGCGTATGGTACGGGTACATTTAAGTTTAATGGACCAACGGATGATATGGATATTCAGATCGTGGCCAACACAGATCCTGGCACCGTAATTAACATCCCTTTAAACGCTGCTGGTGAGATTACCGATCAAGACTTTATTACGTTTATCAGTGCTGATTCAACTGCGGCACCTAAAACGAATTACTTTGAGGGCTTAACGATGACGATGGATCTTACGGTCGATCCAGAATCTGAAGTCAATATTTTTACTGACCTGGGAAAGCTATCTGGGAGAGGAACAGGACTTTTATCACTTAATATTACGAGTCTGGGTGACTTTGAAATGTTTGGGGACTATGCTATTCAGCAAGGAAAATTCGAATTCACGGCTCAGGATTTTATTAATAAGATCTTCGAAATAGAAAGTGGTGGTTCGATCCGATGGACGGGAAATCCGGCTGAAGCATTGATTAATTTGACAGCGACCTATCAGGTACGAACAAGTGTGAGACCCTTATATACTGCGGCAGGACGAGCAGGAACAGATCAACGTGTTCAAGCTCAAGCCGAAATGATTCTTAATGGGAACTTATTGCAGCCCGATATAACCTTTGGTATTGACTTCCCAACAGACTCTTATGTTGAAGATGAGCTACAAAGCTATTTAAGTGATGTCAATAACGTTAACCAGCAAGCATTGAGTCTGATTGTCCGGCGTAGCTTTGCACCGGGCACGGGCACTGACTTGACCAGAGAGCTGAACACAACAATTTTCAGTGCGGGAACTGAGCTGGCATTTAATCAATTAAACAATATTATATCACAATCTTTGAACTTAAATTTTGTGGATTTTAACATACGCTCATTTAACGAGGCAAGTGCATCCATTCGCTTGTTGAATGATCGATTGATTTTAACAGGCGGCGTAACCGATCGGCGGGGGGAACTTAATGATTTTAATGTGTTCGGAAAAGATATCGCGAGCGATGTCGAAGCTCTCTACCTGATTAGAAAGAGTGGTAACCTGTTGTTCCGTGCTTCCAATAGATTAAATAACCGAAACTTTTTGAATCCGGAGGAAGAGTACGTAAGTGCGTTCGGACTGGTTTACCGGCAGGAGTTTGACACTTTTGGAGAGTTTTTCCGAAAGTTGGTATCATTCAAGAAAACAGAGTCTGTGAAGGATACCTCTTTCATTGAATTTAAGTCCGATGAAAACAAAAGCACCACAAGGCCGGACACAACCAAGGTTCGCACCGAACGTAACTAG